Proteins encoded by one window of Dyella humicola:
- a CDS encoding phospholipase D-like domain-containing protein, with protein sequence MPYTRPMTTTPPLASAPARLLAEQALSRAAGAPLLGGNSVDLLIDAAAHFEAWLAAIRSARQRVLLENYIVRDDEVGHAFRDALVECARRGVYVAVIYDWLGCKGQSRASFWTPLRSAGGHVRVFNPIRLGHPFGWISRDHRKLLVVDGRQGFLSGVCLSQKWLGDATRKVAPWRDTGVAVRGPAVAELEHAFAESWSSIGLPLPPLAPPDQVTPIGSVALRVIATQPATAGMYRLDQLIAAMARKTLWLTDAYFIGVAPYVQALAAAARDGVDVRLLVPGSSDIPLVANMSRSGYRPLLKAGIRVFEWNGSMLHAKTAVADGQWARVGSSNLNIASWLSNREIDVAVEDADFAQRLASQYEQDLGKATEIVLAPRRWSRRADHVQSSTARPPRPRRAGGSSGRAAAGALRIANTMGAALTDRRVLGDTSTGPLVAGALVLTLLAVLEIAWPAVLGWPLGLLCAWFAINFGVRAWRLRRRSRQRAADADEAA encoded by the coding sequence ATGCCCTACACTCGCCCCATGACTACGACGCCGCCGCTTGCATCCGCACCCGCCCGTCTACTCGCCGAACAAGCTCTGAGCCGCGCCGCTGGCGCACCACTACTTGGCGGTAATTCAGTGGATCTGCTCATCGATGCCGCCGCCCACTTCGAGGCATGGCTCGCTGCCATCCGCAGCGCCAGGCAGCGCGTGCTGTTGGAGAACTACATCGTCCGCGACGACGAGGTGGGACACGCCTTCCGTGATGCGCTGGTCGAGTGTGCGCGGCGCGGCGTATACGTTGCGGTGATCTACGACTGGCTCGGTTGCAAGGGACAGTCCCGGGCCAGCTTCTGGACGCCACTGCGCAGCGCCGGCGGCCATGTACGCGTCTTCAATCCGATACGGCTAGGCCATCCGTTCGGCTGGATCAGTCGCGACCATCGCAAACTACTGGTGGTGGATGGCCGGCAGGGCTTTCTCTCCGGCGTATGCCTCAGCCAGAAATGGTTGGGCGATGCGACGCGCAAGGTGGCGCCATGGCGGGATACCGGCGTCGCTGTGCGCGGGCCGGCGGTAGCCGAACTGGAACATGCTTTTGCGGAAAGCTGGTCCAGCATCGGCCTGCCTTTGCCGCCACTCGCGCCGCCTGATCAGGTGACACCGATCGGCTCGGTGGCCTTGCGCGTTATCGCCACACAGCCTGCCACGGCCGGCATGTATCGCCTCGACCAGCTGATTGCCGCGATGGCGCGCAAGACGCTCTGGCTTACCGACGCCTATTTCATCGGCGTCGCGCCTTATGTGCAGGCGCTCGCAGCGGCTGCCCGCGATGGCGTCGACGTGCGCTTGCTGGTTCCGGGCAGCAGCGACATCCCCTTGGTGGCCAACATGTCACGTTCGGGTTATCGACCGCTGCTCAAGGCGGGCATCCGCGTGTTCGAATGGAACGGCTCGATGCTGCATGCCAAGACCGCGGTGGCCGATGGCCAATGGGCGCGCGTCGGCTCGTCCAATCTCAACATCGCAAGCTGGCTGAGTAACCGCGAGATCGACGTGGCCGTCGAAGATGCCGACTTCGCCCAACGCCTTGCTTCCCAGTACGAACAGGACCTGGGCAAGGCGACCGAGATCGTGCTGGCTCCACGGCGCTGGAGCCGGCGCGCTGATCACGTGCAGAGCAGCACGGCGCGACCGCCCCGTCCGCGCCGTGCGGGCGGCAGCTCCGGGCGCGCCGCTGCGGGGGCTCTACGCATCGCCAATACCATGGGCGCGGCGCTGACGGACCGGCGTGTGCTGGGCGATACCTCGACCGGCCCGCTAGTCGCTGGCGCACTGGTCCTGACCCTGCTGGCCGTGCTCGAGATCGCCTGGCCCGCTGTCCTGGGCTGGCCGCTGGGCTTGCTCTGCGCCTGGTTCGCGATCAATTTCGGCGTTCGGGCCTGGCGCCTGCGCCGACGCTCCCGGCAGCGAGCGGCCGATGCCGACGAAGCCGCCTGA
- a CDS encoding helix-turn-helix domain-containing protein, translated as MTPSQSCAGCGHASVCQASGYDRAELSGLRHIAERIGPLRTGEYLYRPLSPFRAIYAVQTGMAKTVAVDISGREQVLAFHLPGEMIGLDAIDREHHDNAVVALGKTQFCRFPFNAIRQIAAEQPDVPWHLMHAASHRISHLQMSGGNYLAEERFAAFLVDLRDRRETLGLSTDHLPLPMSRGDIGNHLRLTTETVSRLLGRFRQRGLIQLDRHGLNLLDLEGLRDLGQSLLMH; from the coding sequence ATGACGCCCTCCCAGAGCTGCGCCGGGTGTGGTCATGCATCCGTCTGTCAGGCCAGCGGTTACGATCGTGCGGAGCTATCCGGCCTGCGCCATATTGCCGAGCGTATCGGCCCGCTGCGCACGGGCGAGTACCTGTACCGGCCACTATCGCCCTTCCGCGCCATCTACGCGGTGCAGACAGGCATGGCCAAGACGGTCGCGGTGGATATCTCGGGCCGTGAGCAGGTGCTGGCATTCCATCTGCCTGGCGAAATGATCGGGCTGGACGCGATTGACCGCGAGCACCACGACAATGCCGTGGTCGCCCTTGGCAAGACGCAATTTTGCCGTTTCCCGTTCAACGCCATCCGTCAGATCGCCGCGGAGCAGCCCGACGTGCCATGGCACCTGATGCACGCAGCCAGCCACCGTATCTCGCATTTGCAGATGAGTGGCGGTAACTACCTGGCGGAAGAACGGTTCGCCGCGTTCCTGGTTGATTTGCGCGATCGCCGCGAGACGCTGGGTCTGTCCACGGACCACCTGCCACTGCCGATGTCGCGCGGCGATATCGGCAACCATCTGCGCCTGACCACCGAAACGGTAAGTCGCTTGCTGGGCCGATTCCGCCAGCGTGGCCTGATCCAGCTCGACCGGCATGGACTCAACCTGCTGGACCTCGAAGGCCTGCGCGACCTGGGCCAGTCGCTCTTGATGCACTAA
- the xseA gene encoding exodeoxyribonuclease VII large subunit, translating to MHASDDYTADQGGAPPRHILTPSSLNRLVRDLLEDALPLIWIEGELSNVARPASGHLYFTLKDSGAQVRCAMFRPKSGWLKFKPVDGLHVLVRARVGLYEPRGEFQLVAEHMELAGEGALQREFEQLKARLDAEGLFDPARKRALPRYARRIGVITSATGAAIRDVLSVMSRRWPLAEVDVLPVPVQGREAPPAMVNMLRRASASGRYDVLLLTRGGGSLEDLWAFNDEQVARAIHASAVPVVSAVGHEIDFSIADFVADLRAPTPSAAAELLVPDALALQRHLQQLQQRLITLEQRRLQSRIQRVDHLFARLQAQRPQARLTRDRERLQHLQRRLIGIQREQTQSRRATLDRVHASLLAQHPRLRLQLLQRRVTELRQRLRQSVERRLERDRLTLQQVGRAMHAVSPLATLERGYAILFDAEGKVLRSAQHVEPGTPLRARLADGELPLSVRARPAGDESIEP from the coding sequence ATGCACGCGTCCGACGACTACACGGCTGATCAAGGTGGCGCTCCACCGCGCCACATCCTGACCCCCAGCTCGCTCAACCGGCTGGTGCGCGATCTGCTGGAAGACGCGCTGCCGTTGATCTGGATCGAGGGCGAGCTGTCCAACGTGGCACGACCCGCGTCGGGGCATTTGTATTTCACGCTGAAGGACAGTGGCGCCCAGGTGCGCTGCGCGATGTTTCGCCCCAAGAGCGGCTGGCTGAAGTTCAAGCCCGTCGACGGCCTGCACGTGCTGGTGCGTGCCCGGGTTGGCCTGTATGAGCCGCGTGGCGAATTCCAGCTCGTCGCCGAGCATATGGAGCTGGCCGGCGAAGGCGCCTTGCAACGCGAGTTCGAACAGCTCAAAGCTCGACTCGATGCGGAAGGCTTGTTCGACCCCGCCCGCAAGCGTGCCCTGCCCCGTTATGCGCGCCGCATTGGTGTCATCACCTCCGCCACCGGCGCCGCCATCCGCGACGTGCTTAGCGTGATGTCGCGACGCTGGCCGCTGGCCGAGGTGGACGTGCTGCCCGTGCCGGTTCAGGGGCGCGAGGCGCCGCCAGCCATGGTCAACATGCTGCGCCGGGCTTCGGCCAGCGGCCGCTACGATGTGTTGCTGCTGACCCGTGGCGGTGGTTCGCTGGAAGACTTGTGGGCCTTCAACGACGAGCAGGTCGCCCGCGCCATTCACGCCAGCGCGGTGCCGGTGGTGTCGGCCGTTGGCCATGAGATCGACTTCAGCATCGCCGATTTCGTCGCCGACCTGCGCGCACCCACGCCGTCCGCTGCTGCCGAATTATTGGTGCCCGATGCGCTTGCCTTGCAGCGCCACTTGCAGCAACTGCAACAGCGCCTGATCACACTGGAACAGCGCCGACTGCAATCGCGTATTCAACGCGTCGATCACCTGTTTGCGCGCTTGCAGGCACAACGGCCGCAAGCGCGCCTGACCCGCGACCGCGAGCGATTGCAGCACCTGCAAAGGCGCCTGATTGGGATCCAACGCGAACAGACACAGAGCCGCCGCGCCACCTTGGACCGCGTGCACGCAAGCTTGCTGGCCCAGCATCCGCGCCTGCGCCTGCAACTGCTGCAACGCCGCGTGACGGAACTTCGCCAACGCCTGCGCCAGTCGGTCGAACGACGCCTCGAACGCGATCGCCTGACCCTGCAACAAGTCGGCCGCGCCATGCATGCGGTCAGTCCGCTTGCCACGCTGGAACGCGGTTACGCCATTTTGTTCGATGCGGAAGGCAAGGTCCTGCGCTCGGCACAGCATGTCGAGCCAGGCACACCCTTGCGCGCGCGCCTCGCCGATGGTGAATTGCCGCTCTCCGTCAGGGCACGCCCCGCAGGCGACGAGTCCATCGAGCCGTGA
- the ispG gene encoding flavodoxin-dependent (E)-4-hydroxy-3-methylbut-2-enyl-diphosphate synthase, with protein sequence MSDTSSSPRTAQRRPSVGVKIGKITVGGGAPIVVQSMTNTDTEDPASTAKQIAELARAGSELVRITVNTPAAAAAVPRIREKLEMMGVDVPIIGDFHYNGHQLLEAEPACAEALAKYRINPGNVGFGKKKDSQFASIIEMALRYDKPVRIGANWGSLDQSMVAMLMDENHQRAEPWDASHVAREALIRSALDSAQRAEDIGLPRERIILSCKVSGVQELISVYRDIAGRCDYALHLGLTEAGMGSKGITASAAALAVLLQEGIGDTIRISLTPEPGASRTGEVIVAQELLQTMGLRAFTPLVTACPGCGRTTSEFFQVLARTVQTHVREQMPLWRVQYDGVENLTLAVMGCVVNGPGESKHANIGISLPGNGEAPSAPVFIDGEKAMTLRGDNIAGEFIGILDRYVATKFASRVG encoded by the coding sequence ATGAGTGATACCTCTTCCTCCCCGCGTACCGCCCAGCGTCGACCCAGCGTGGGTGTCAAGATTGGCAAGATCACCGTTGGCGGCGGCGCACCCATCGTGGTGCAGTCGATGACCAACACCGATACGGAGGACCCGGCAAGCACGGCCAAGCAGATCGCCGAGCTGGCGCGCGCCGGTTCGGAGCTGGTGCGCATCACGGTGAACACGCCCGCCGCGGCCGCGGCCGTGCCGCGTATCCGGGAGAAGTTGGAGATGATGGGCGTGGACGTGCCCATCATCGGCGACTTCCATTACAACGGCCATCAGCTGCTGGAAGCCGAGCCCGCCTGCGCCGAGGCGCTGGCCAAGTACCGCATCAATCCGGGCAATGTCGGTTTCGGCAAGAAAAAGGACAGCCAGTTCGCCTCGATCATCGAGATGGCGCTGCGCTACGACAAGCCGGTGCGTATTGGCGCCAATTGGGGTTCGCTCGACCAGAGCATGGTGGCCATGCTGATGGACGAAAATCACCAGCGCGCCGAGCCCTGGGATGCCTCGCATGTGGCACGCGAGGCCTTGATCCGTTCGGCGCTGGATTCGGCGCAGCGCGCGGAAGACATCGGCCTGCCGCGCGAGCGCATCATTCTCTCGTGCAAGGTCTCTGGCGTGCAGGAGTTGATCTCGGTTTACCGCGATATCGCGGGGCGCTGCGACTACGCCTTGCACCTGGGCCTCACTGAAGCTGGCATGGGCTCGAAGGGCATTACGGCGTCGGCCGCCGCGCTGGCGGTGCTGTTGCAGGAAGGCATCGGCGACACCATCCGCATCTCGTTGACGCCGGAACCTGGCGCATCGCGCACGGGCGAAGTGATTGTGGCGCAGGAGTTGCTGCAGACCATGGGCTTGCGCGCGTTCACGCCACTGGTCACCGCTTGCCCGGGCTGCGGGCGCACCACCAGCGAATTCTTCCAGGTGCTGGCGCGCACCGTGCAGACGCATGTGCGTGAGCAAATGCCTTTGTGGCGAGTGCAGTACGACGGCGTGGAGAATCTGACGCTGGCGGTGATGGGTTGCGTGGTCAACGGTCCAGGCGAGTCCAAGCACGCCAATATCGGCATTTCCTTGCCGGGCAATGGGGAGGCGCCGTCCGCACCGGTGTTTATCGACGGCGAAAAGGCGATGACCTTGCGTGGCGACAATATTGCCGGCGAATTCATCGGCATTCTCGACCGTTACGTTGCCACCAAATTCGCCAGCCGCGTCGGCTGA
- a CDS encoding aldehyde dehydrogenase family protein: protein MLAKSYPYYLANQPQTSKEMMDVLDKYSGKVATRVAVPDAKATEKAIAAAVKASGPMREFKPWARQLVLQHCADRFTERREELAYALCVEAGKPIKDSDGEVTRLIETFRIAAEEAVRVNGETFNMEIAQRLNGYHGYTKRVPLGPVSFITPFNFPLNLVAHKVAPAIAAGCPFVLKPAERTPIGALIIGEVLAETDLPKGAFSVLNLDGKHAGPLVEDPRFKLLSFTGSQIGWDLKARAGHKKVTLELGGNAACIVDADQGPKLDRVVDRLVFGAFYQSGQSCISVQRIYAHESVYDELKKHLVAAVKKLKAGDPKKKDTFLGPMIDEVAAERLHGWIEEARKAGGKVLCGGKRNGAMLEATLMEDVPSDSKAHRNEAFGPFALLAPYRKFDDVVAMVNDSDYGLQAGIFTDSLDHAMRAWNELEQGGVIVNDVPSFRMDSMPYGGAKLSGIGREGVRYAIEDMTELRLMVMREL from the coding sequence ATGCTCGCGAAAAGCTATCCCTACTATCTCGCCAACCAGCCACAGACCTCGAAGGAAATGATGGATGTGCTGGACAAGTACAGCGGCAAGGTAGCCACGCGCGTGGCCGTACCGGATGCGAAAGCCACCGAAAAAGCCATCGCCGCCGCCGTGAAAGCCAGCGGCCCGATGCGTGAATTCAAACCCTGGGCGCGACAGCTGGTGCTGCAACACTGTGCCGATCGCTTCACGGAGCGACGTGAGGAGCTGGCCTATGCGCTGTGCGTGGAGGCTGGCAAACCGATCAAGGACTCCGATGGCGAAGTGACCCGCCTTATCGAAACGTTTCGCATCGCGGCCGAGGAAGCCGTGCGCGTCAACGGCGAGACCTTCAACATGGAGATCGCCCAACGCCTGAATGGCTATCACGGTTATACCAAGCGCGTACCGCTGGGGCCGGTGTCGTTTATCACGCCATTCAATTTTCCGCTGAACCTGGTCGCCCACAAAGTTGCCCCAGCCATTGCTGCGGGTTGCCCCTTCGTACTCAAGCCGGCCGAGCGTACGCCCATCGGCGCGCTGATCATCGGCGAGGTGCTGGCCGAAACCGATTTGCCCAAGGGCGCATTCTCCGTGCTCAATCTGGACGGCAAGCACGCCGGCCCACTGGTGGAAGATCCGCGTTTCAAGCTGCTCTCCTTCACCGGCAGCCAGATCGGCTGGGACTTGAAAGCGCGGGCGGGCCACAAGAAGGTCACGTTGGAGTTGGGTGGCAATGCCGCCTGCATCGTCGACGCCGACCAGGGACCGAAGCTGGACCGCGTCGTCGATCGGCTGGTGTTCGGCGCGTTCTATCAATCGGGCCAAAGCTGCATCAGTGTGCAGCGCATCTACGCGCACGAGTCGGTCTACGACGAACTGAAAAAGCACCTGGTCGCTGCCGTCAAGAAACTCAAGGCCGGTGACCCGAAGAAAAAGGATACCTTCCTCGGCCCGATGATCGACGAGGTCGCGGCCGAGCGCCTGCACGGCTGGATCGAGGAAGCGCGCAAGGCCGGCGGCAAGGTGCTATGTGGCGGCAAGCGCAACGGCGCCATGCTGGAAGCGACCTTGATGGAAGACGTGCCTTCTGACAGCAAGGCCCATCGCAACGAAGCGTTCGGCCCGTTTGCCCTGCTGGCGCCGTATCGCAAGTTCGATGACGTGGTCGCAATGGTCAATGATTCGGACTATGGCCTGCAGGCCGGCATCTTCACCGACAGCCTTGACCATGCCATGCGCGCCTGGAACGAACTGGAACAAGGTGGCGTGATCGTCAACGACGTGCCCAGTTTCCGCATGGACAGCATGCCCTACGGTGGCGCCAAGCTCTCGGGCATCGGTCGCGAAGGTGTGCGCTACGCGATCGAAGACATGACCGAGCTGCGTCTCATGGTGATGCGGGAGCTTTAA
- a CDS encoding acetolactate synthase large subunit, giving the protein MKAAVLFVKALEAEGVRSIFGVPGEENLDLVEALRDSSIRLIVTRHEQAAGFMAATWGRLTGEAGVALSTLGPGATNLVTAAAYAQLGAMPMLMITGQKPIRETKQGLFQLVDVVDMMQPLTKFTRQLVSASTIPARVREAFRRAEEERPGAVHLELPEDIARDQVDDPTLLPTEYARRPAPDDAALVQAAEAISNAKHPILMIGAAANRQRTTVALRAFIDKLGIPFFTTQMGKGVIDEDHPLWLGNAALSDGDFVHRAISAADVIINVGHDVVEKPPFFMQKGRRTVIHINFSSAEVDAVYFPQIEVVGDIAHTVERLTDALQAQEHWDFAYFDRVRVAFHQQLRVHADDPRFPMHPVRIVDDTRRYMPDDGVLCLDNGMYKIWYARYYRARQPNTILLDNALATMGAGLPSAMAAKMVYPERKVLAICGDGGFMMNAQELETCVRLKLDLVILLLRDDAYGMIRWKQAEMGFTDYGMVFGNPDFVAFAQAHGAHGHRPDSADAFLPTLKRAFDSGGVHLIDLVIDYSDNHPILNEEIRRLSAAV; this is encoded by the coding sequence ATGAAGGCAGCTGTACTGTTCGTCAAGGCACTGGAAGCGGAGGGCGTGCGCAGCATCTTTGGCGTGCCGGGTGAGGAAAACCTGGATCTGGTCGAAGCGCTGCGCGATTCGTCGATCCGCCTGATCGTCACCCGGCACGAACAGGCAGCGGGCTTCATGGCGGCCACCTGGGGCCGGCTCACCGGCGAAGCCGGCGTGGCGCTGTCCACCTTGGGGCCCGGTGCAACCAATTTGGTTACCGCGGCGGCGTATGCCCAGCTCGGCGCCATGCCGATGTTGATGATTACCGGACAAAAGCCCATCCGCGAAACCAAGCAAGGGCTTTTCCAGTTGGTCGACGTCGTCGACATGATGCAACCGTTGACCAAGTTCACCCGCCAGCTGGTGTCCGCGTCGACCATTCCTGCTCGCGTGCGCGAAGCCTTCCGCCGCGCAGAGGAGGAACGCCCGGGCGCGGTACATCTGGAGCTGCCCGAGGACATCGCCCGGGACCAGGTGGACGACCCGACCCTGTTGCCCACCGAGTACGCCCGCCGCCCTGCGCCGGATGATGCCGCGCTGGTGCAGGCCGCCGAGGCGATCAGCAACGCAAAGCATCCGATCCTGATGATCGGCGCCGCCGCCAACCGCCAACGCACCACGGTGGCGCTACGCGCCTTCATCGACAAGCTGGGCATCCCGTTCTTTACCACCCAGATGGGCAAGGGCGTGATCGACGAGGACCATCCTCTCTGGCTTGGCAACGCGGCGCTCTCCGACGGCGATTTCGTGCATCGTGCCATTAGTGCGGCGGATGTGATCATCAATGTCGGCCACGACGTGGTGGAGAAGCCGCCGTTCTTCATGCAAAAGGGACGACGCACCGTCATCCACATCAACTTTTCCTCGGCCGAGGTGGACGCGGTCTACTTTCCACAGATCGAAGTCGTCGGCGATATTGCGCACACCGTGGAGCGGCTTACCGATGCACTGCAAGCGCAGGAGCATTGGGATTTCGCCTATTTCGATCGCGTGCGCGTGGCGTTCCACCAACAATTGCGCGTCCACGCGGACGATCCCCGCTTCCCCATGCATCCGGTGCGCATCGTGGACGACACCCGCCGCTACATGCCGGACGATGGCGTGCTTTGCCTGGACAATGGCATGTACAAAATCTGGTACGCGCGCTATTACCGTGCGCGCCAGCCGAACACGATCCTGCTCGATAACGCGCTGGCTACCATGGGCGCCGGACTGCCTTCGGCGATGGCTGCAAAAATGGTCTACCCCGAGCGCAAGGTCCTGGCCATCTGCGGCGACGGCGGCTTCATGATGAACGCGCAGGAGCTGGAAACATGCGTGCGACTGAAGCTCGACCTGGTGATCCTGCTGCTGCGCGATGATGCGTACGGCATGATTCGCTGGAAGCAGGCGGAAATGGGTTTCACCGACTACGGCATGGTGTTCGGCAACCCCGATTTCGTCGCCTTTGCCCAAGCACACGGCGCGCATGGACATCGTCCGGACAGCGCCGATGCCTTTCTTCCCACGCTCAAGCGCGCCTTCGACAGCGGCGGCGTGCACCTGATCGATCTGGTCATCGACTATTCCGACAACCACCCCATCCTCAACGAAGAGATCCGCCGGCTGAGTGCTGCCGTCTGA
- a CDS encoding acetyl-CoA hydrolase/transferase C-terminal domain-containing protein: protein MSPEHCYTDTEACAHHLAERLGPDLRVAAPLGLGKPHGLLNALYQLTTADTSRSLSLYTALSLTRPHPVPGLEARFSGPFLARHFGDDAVDPQYAVDQARNALPTNVAVHEFYMQSGALLGSSTAQRNYISQNYTQVARDLAVQDINLLVQLVARRETAEGVRYSLSCNPDLTLDFIDQVVQAGKPRPVCVAVVHPGLPYISGHAEVAQDYFDLELCPETSPPLFAVPRQPVDLAEYALGLHASALVKDGGCLQIGIGVLSDALVYALRLRQLDNTPWRRALVAIDPRGGTHALAARMGGLSPFRAGLYGASEMVMDGFMHLQRAGILKRRAWDNIALERAAACGRLSPETPGGHYLRGAFFLGSHELYEWLAAMEAEDSDAIDMCRVSNVNQLYGDHQVLASMQRRGARFFNTCMMATLLGSAVSDGLENGEVVSGVGGQYNFVAMAHELADGRSVLLLRSTRRGRAGVETNIRWNYGHTTIPRHLRDMYVTEYGVADLRGKTDSECIEAMLAISDARFLDALCAEAKAHGKLAADFQIPERWRNNRPEFLREALAPWQRKGLLPAFPFGSDFTEVEQRLLPALKWLQAASGTWHGKLGIVAALMRPGAAVDGEQEALERMGLAQPGSLRERLLRRLMAAALRRVHQASSQRLPS, encoded by the coding sequence ATGTCGCCAGAGCATTGCTATACCGACACCGAGGCCTGCGCACACCACCTTGCCGAACGGCTGGGACCTGATCTGCGCGTTGCCGCACCGCTCGGCCTGGGCAAGCCGCATGGCCTGCTGAACGCGCTTTACCAGCTGACGACGGCCGATACGTCGCGTTCGCTGTCGCTCTACACCGCACTGTCGCTGACCCGGCCGCACCCGGTACCGGGCCTGGAGGCGCGCTTTAGCGGGCCTTTCCTGGCGCGACATTTCGGCGACGACGCGGTGGACCCGCAGTACGCGGTCGACCAGGCTCGCAACGCCTTGCCCACGAACGTGGCGGTGCATGAGTTCTATATGCAGTCCGGCGCACTGCTCGGCTCGTCGACGGCACAGCGCAATTACATCAGCCAAAACTACACGCAGGTTGCGCGTGATCTCGCGGTGCAGGACATCAACCTGCTGGTGCAACTGGTGGCGCGGCGGGAGACGGCGGAAGGCGTGCGTTACAGTCTTTCATGCAACCCCGACCTGACGCTCGATTTCATCGACCAGGTGGTGCAGGCCGGCAAGCCACGCCCCGTGTGCGTGGCAGTGGTGCACCCGGGCTTACCCTACATAAGCGGGCACGCCGAGGTGGCTCAGGACTATTTTGACCTTGAGCTTTGCCCCGAAACTTCGCCACCACTGTTCGCCGTGCCACGCCAACCGGTCGACCTCGCCGAATACGCCTTGGGCCTGCATGCCAGTGCGCTGGTCAAGGACGGCGGTTGCCTGCAGATCGGCATTGGCGTGTTGTCGGATGCCCTGGTCTACGCGCTTCGGTTGCGGCAACTGGACAACACGCCATGGCGCCGCGCGCTGGTTGCCATCGATCCCCGTGGCGGTACCCATGCGCTGGCCGCGCGCATGGGCGGGCTCTCGCCGTTTCGCGCTGGCTTGTATGGCGCCAGCGAGATGGTGATGGATGGCTTCATGCACCTGCAGCGCGCCGGCATATTGAAGCGGCGTGCCTGGGACAACATCGCGCTTGAGCGCGCCGCTGCCTGTGGACGACTGTCACCCGAAACACCGGGCGGCCACTATCTCAGGGGAGCGTTTTTCCTGGGTTCGCACGAACTATACGAGTGGTTGGCCGCGATGGAAGCGGAGGATTCCGATGCCATCGACATGTGTCGCGTGTCCAACGTCAACCAGCTCTATGGCGATCATCAGGTGCTCGCATCCATGCAGCGCCGCGGCGCTCGCTTCTTCAATACCTGCATGATGGCCACCTTGTTGGGTTCGGCTGTTTCCGACGGGCTGGAGAATGGCGAGGTCGTGAGCGGCGTGGGTGGACAGTACAACTTCGTGGCCATGGCGCATGAACTGGCCGATGGCCGTTCGGTGCTGCTGTTGCGTTCCACCCGGCGCGGTCGTGCTGGCGTCGAAACCAATATCCGCTGGAATTACGGTCACACCACGATTCCGCGCCATCTGCGCGACATGTATGTCACCGAGTACGGGGTTGCCGACCTGCGCGGCAAGACCGATAGCGAATGCATCGAGGCGATGCTGGCGATCAGCGATGCCCGCTTTCTCGACGCGCTTTGCGCCGAGGCCAAAGCGCACGGCAAGCTGGCGGCGGACTTCCAGATTCCGGAACGCTGGCGCAACAACCGGCCCGAATTTCTGCGCGAGGCCCTGGCGCCATGGCAGCGCAAGGGCTTGCTGCCGGCGTTCCCGTTCGGCAGTGACTTTACCGAGGTGGAGCAGCGCCTGTTGCCCGCACTCAAGTGGCTGCAGGCAGCCAGCGGAACGTGGCACGGCAAGCTCGGCATCGTGGCTGCGCTGATGCGGCCGGGTGCCGCCGTCGATGGCGAGCAGGAAGCCCTGGAACGCATGGGCCTCGCCCAGCCAGGTAGCCTGCGCGAACGCTTGCTTCGACGTCTGATGGCAGCCGCATTGCGGCGCGTCCATCAGGCGTCGAGTCAGCGTCTCCCGAGTTAG